One genomic region from Acidobacteriota bacterium encodes:
- a CDS encoding glycoside hydrolase family 1 protein gives MAKSSQLLKFPPGFLWGTATSSHQVEGLNTNNDWWEFEQQPGTIHDGTHSGAACDHFARFREDFDLAASMHQNAHRLSLEWSRLEPEEGVWNEDAFEHYRAVLQALRDRNITPMVTLHHFTNPKWLVAKGGWETSQVVKYFYRFAAEVARALGDLVEYWVTINEPMIYVVMGYFLKQWPPAVIDPVRGFRVAGNMMRAHAAAYQALHTLAKCPAQVGIAHHIRIFDPANPSSPLDINAARIQSFFLNDAVTKALTSGRLVPPLGWFERLPGPSKPMDFFGINYYSRDLVAFDITQTETLCGRNFPAPNAKQQHFGWEIYPHGLYRLCTDLKECGVPIIITENGIPDNTDELRPQFLIDHLAALHQAITDGSPVTGYFHWSLLDNFEWAEGFTPRFGLVEVDYQTQHRRIKPSGQLYAQICQANGLSPDLVKS, from the coding sequence GTGGCCAAATCATCTCAACTTCTGAAGTTTCCGCCTGGGTTTTTGTGGGGAACTGCCACATCATCACATCAGGTTGAAGGATTGAACACCAATAACGACTGGTGGGAGTTTGAACAGCAACCAGGAACGATTCACGATGGGACCCATTCCGGGGCGGCCTGCGACCACTTTGCCCGGTTTCGCGAGGATTTTGACCTCGCGGCTTCAATGCACCAGAACGCCCATCGGCTTTCGCTTGAATGGAGCCGGCTGGAACCTGAAGAAGGGGTCTGGAATGAAGATGCCTTTGAGCACTACCGGGCTGTCCTTCAGGCTTTGCGGGATCGAAACATTACCCCGATGGTGACCCTCCATCATTTTACCAACCCCAAATGGCTGGTGGCCAAAGGTGGCTGGGAAACCTCACAGGTCGTCAAATACTTTTATCGTTTTGCCGCCGAAGTGGCCAGGGCCTTAGGTGATCTGGTTGAATATTGGGTCACCATCAACGAGCCCATGATTTATGTCGTGATGGGGTATTTTTTGAAGCAGTGGCCGCCAGCCGTGATTGACCCGGTCCGTGGATTTCGGGTTGCTGGAAATATGATGCGGGCACACGCGGCGGCCTATCAGGCCCTGCACACGCTGGCCAAATGCCCGGCTCAGGTTGGCATTGCCCATCACATTCGGATTTTTGACCCGGCTAATCCATCATCGCCGCTCGATATCAACGCCGCCCGAATTCAAAGCTTTTTTTTGAATGATGCGGTTACAAAAGCGTTAACTTCAGGTAGACTGGTGCCACCGCTAGGCTGGTTTGAACGCCTTCCTGGTCCTTCCAAACCCATGGACTTCTTTGGGATCAACTACTATAGCCGCGACCTGGTTGCCTTTGACATCACTCAGACGGAAACCCTGTGCGGACGCAACTTCCCGGCCCCAAACGCCAAACAACAGCATTTTGGCTGGGAAATATACCCTCATGGGCTGTATCGGCTCTGTACTGACCTGAAAGAATGTGGCGTTCCAATCATCATCACCGAAAATGGAATTCCGGATAACACCGACGAACTCCGCCCGCAATTTTTGATTGACCATCTTGCCGCACTCCATCAAGCAATCACCGACGGCAGTCCCGTGACCGGGTATTTTCACTGGTCATTGCTTGACAATTTTGAATGGGCTGAAGGGTTTACGCCACGATTTGGGCTGGTCGAAGTTGACTATCAAACCCAGCACCGGCGAATCAAACCCAGTGGTCAACTCTATGCTCAAATTTGCCAAGCCAACGGATTGTCACCTGACCTGGTGAAATCATAA
- a CDS encoding sulfotransferase has product MAQHKLVKRLKHHYLHPAGAGWDRLGWRYLYATSKFKARAYDKAFASIQNYCWFLGYPRSGHTLVGSLLDAHPEIIIAQELHALKYVDKGFSKNQLFYLCLKRSEDFTRAGRIWSGYDYNIPNQWNGRFRELKVIGDKKGGASAGTLMRHPHLVSKLVETLQMPMRVIHVVRNPYDNIATIKRRAAERLDRLGVDREALSIEDAIKMYFKFSKTIQSVKQEIPPQDMYDLRHEDLIANPKQTVADLCRFLGVEPTEEYLTDCASIVYSSPNKSRNSFKWTPEQIQTVADEIAKYPFLKGYTFDS; this is encoded by the coding sequence ATGGCACAGCACAAACTTGTTAAACGTCTGAAACACCATTACTTACACCCAGCCGGAGCTGGCTGGGACCGGCTTGGCTGGCGGTATCTGTATGCCACCTCAAAGTTTAAAGCCAGAGCCTATGACAAAGCCTTTGCCAGCATTCAAAACTATTGCTGGTTCCTTGGTTACCCACGCAGCGGGCATACGCTGGTTGGGTCATTGCTCGACGCGCATCCAGAAATCATCATCGCCCAGGAACTGCATGCCCTGAAATATGTGGATAAGGGCTTTTCCAAAAACCAGTTATTTTACTTGTGTTTAAAGCGCTCTGAAGACTTTACCAGGGCAGGCCGAATCTGGTCGGGGTACGATTACAACATTCCAAACCAGTGGAATGGACGATTTCGCGAATTGAAAGTGATTGGGGATAAAAAAGGCGGTGCTTCGGCTGGAACCCTCATGCGACACCCACATCTGGTGAGCAAGCTGGTTGAGACTCTACAAATGCCGATGCGGGTCATCCACGTGGTTCGCAACCCATATGACAACATTGCAACCATTAAACGGCGGGCGGCAGAGCGACTTGATCGCCTGGGCGTTGATCGAGAGGCCCTCTCTATCGAAGATGCCATCAAGATGTATTTTAAATTCAGCAAGACGATTCAATCAGTCAAACAGGAGATTCCACCGCAGGATATGTATGACCTCCGGCACGAAGATCTGATTGCCAACCCCAAACAAACCGTGGCGGATCTATGCCGATTTTTAGGCGTTGAACCAACTGAAGAGTATCTGACTGATTGCGCCAGCATCGTGTATTCCTCACCCAATAAGTCCCGCAACAGCTTCAAATGGACACCAGAACAAATCCAGACAGTGGCCGATGAAATTGCTAAATACCCATTTCTGAAGGGCTACACCTTTGATAGCTAA
- a CDS encoding iron ABC transporter permease, whose product MTNSPEKTSLASQAGQSGRVWRGILRRGPYLWVLIPVGIALIWGVMLPLGALLVESFVDAQSRWGIAAYTEAFSQPTFWESVVNSVGISAITVLCCALVGVPLAIFLSLFDFPGRRMLAVMANLPLVLPPLVGVLAFLFLYDETGLATRLVMKAFHLETPPWSLRGRGAIIAVHTYSMYAYFYSFTSAALERVDFSLVEAARSLGGRPLAVWRRIVLPLLSPAFAGAALLTFMTSMASFSAPYLFGGGVRYLTIEIFNAYANRQFELAMAESVLLACISIPMLVFLQRFEGTRRFASVSKGTVRRRPLVSQWSRMMALGVSTAVVLFLMLPPAMLILLSVVGEGSWRTTLLPTEYTLAHYQSTLTEAIAYQPILNSLAMSLPAAVAAGILGSLVAYMVVRLRFPAQRLMSGLVLVPWVLPGTVVALCVIAAYRMPHWYSAGQVLVGTFWILPFIYFLRTWPLATRAVQTNFEQFDASQEEAARTLGAGWFHAMRRVVLPQVWPGLVNGVTLAFVTLLGEFAASVLAFVFRNRPISVEIASQLRAANLGQAAVYGVVLMILMGAALGAGELLKQKWRPKK is encoded by the coding sequence GTGACAAATTCTCCTGAAAAAACTTCCCTTGCTTCTCAAGCCGGGCAGTCTGGTCGTGTCTGGCGGGGGATACTCCGCCGTGGGCCATATTTGTGGGTTCTGATCCCGGTCGGCATTGCCTTGATCTGGGGTGTTATGTTGCCACTTGGGGCGCTCCTGGTTGAAAGCTTTGTTGATGCACAATCTCGATGGGGCATTGCGGCCTACACCGAGGCTTTTTCCCAACCGACATTTTGGGAAAGCGTGGTCAACAGTGTTGGAATCTCGGCCATAACCGTGCTGTGTTGTGCCCTGGTCGGAGTTCCACTTGCTATCTTTCTGAGTCTGTTTGACTTTCCAGGTCGCCGGATGCTGGCCGTGATGGCCAATCTGCCACTGGTTTTGCCGCCACTGGTTGGAGTCCTGGCCTTTCTGTTTCTGTATGACGAAACAGGATTGGCCACCCGGCTGGTGATGAAGGCTTTTCACCTGGAGACGCCGCCCTGGTCGTTGCGTGGTCGAGGGGCAATTATTGCGGTGCATACCTATTCAATGTATGCCTATTTTTATAGCTTTACCTCGGCAGCACTTGAGCGGGTTGACTTTTCGCTGGTTGAAGCCGCCCGCAGCCTTGGTGGTCGGCCACTGGCTGTCTGGCGGCGCATTGTATTGCCGCTGCTCAGTCCGGCATTTGCTGGAGCGGCACTGCTGACCTTTATGACTTCGATGGCCAGTTTTAGCGCCCCCTATTTGTTTGGTGGTGGGGTTCGGTATTTGACCATTGAAATCTTTAATGCTTACGCCAACCGTCAGTTTGAGCTGGCCATGGCCGAGAGTGTGTTGCTGGCGTGCATTTCAATTCCGATGCTTGTGTTCCTACAGCGTTTTGAAGGAACACGGCGGTTTGCCAGCGTCAGCAAGGGCACGGTTCGGCGGCGGCCACTGGTTTCGCAGTGGTCCCGAATGATGGCGTTGGGTGTATCCACCGCCGTGGTTTTGTTTTTGATGTTGCCGCCGGCAATGCTGATTTTGCTGAGTGTCGTCGGCGAGGGAAGCTGGCGCACAACGCTGCTCCCAACCGAATACACCCTGGCTCATTATCAATCAACACTGACCGAAGCTATTGCCTATCAACCAATTCTCAATAGTCTGGCGATGTCGCTGCCGGCGGCGGTTGCGGCTGGAATTTTGGGCAGTCTGGTGGCCTATATGGTGGTCAGGTTGCGGTTTCCAGCCCAGCGGTTGATGTCTGGGCTGGTACTGGTGCCGTGGGTTCTGCCAGGAACGGTCGTGGCACTCTGTGTGATTGCCGCCTATCGAATGCCGCACTGGTACTCAGCGGGGCAGGTGCTGGTTGGGACGTTCTGGATTTTACCCTTCATTTATTTTTTGCGAACCTGGCCGCTCGCCACCCGTGCCGTGCAAACCAATTTTGAGCAATTTGACGCTTCGCAGGAAGAAGCCGCCCGGACGCTTGGCGCCGGTTGGTTCCATGCCATGCGCCGGGTGGTGTTGCCCCAGGTCTGGCCCGGATTGGTCAACGGGGTGACGCTGGCCTTTGTGACGTTGCTCGGAGAATTTGCCGCTTCGGTCCTGGCTTTTGTGTTCCGAAACCGTCCAATTTCGGTTGAAATTGCTTCCCAATTGCGAGCCGCGAACCTGGGACAAGCCGCCGTCTATGGTGTGGTCCTGATGATTTTGATGGGAGCGGCATTAGGTGCCGGAGAATTGCTCAAGCAAAAGTGGCGACCCAAAAAATAA
- a CDS encoding response regulator, protein MRESPVILVATDNPSQRALIVSLLQNAKYRVYAASNGYEALAYIQETVIDALIADITLDGINGLEVCRQLRAQQTTRHIPILLISPSATRDDDVLSALLAGSDDCLATPFRPQELTLKLRHMLERQHWAVERQRVVENLVWLANSTDLFSSGEQPKYESPPEPSPNGKVSGVEDTSELPTPTELFRSRPSETEWDEVEDAMQQALRYFQEVHSGEEEILIRSAMSRLSTAVAQASLYRQARSHVAGLQEANEKLKELDRLRSEFTNAIVHDIRSPLGSVISTLELIEMELQGKKPDMAELRELINGARQVSEKMISLINELLDFSKMEAGVLQLEFVPLSPHEIIQEAGETWAVVAKRKNVTLGYGCDTNLPKVMADARSIQRALMNLLSNAIKFTPEGGQIWIEARLVEGQQVDTGYTYVVISVIDTGEGIPAQELPYIFDPYYQARSRTGSIGTGLGLAIVKRIAAAHGGNVSVRSQVGVGSAFSIVLPVVVPSVPKSEATPDFTTDDTNILHAEPSAIEDSSVLSHSAPAVAPKRV, encoded by the coding sequence ATGCGAGAGAGTCCTGTCATACTCGTAGCAACTGACAACCCCAGTCAACGCGCCCTCATCGTGTCGCTGCTCCAAAATGCAAAATATCGGGTCTATGCCGCCAGTAACGGGTATGAGGCGTTAGCCTATATTCAGGAAACAGTTATTGATGCCTTGATTGCCGATATTACCCTTGACGGAATCAATGGATTGGAAGTCTGCCGTCAATTGCGAGCCCAGCAAACAACCCGTCATATTCCCATCCTTTTAATTAGCCCTTCCGCAACGCGCGATGACGACGTGCTCTCAGCCTTACTGGCTGGATCCGATGATTGTCTGGCCACGCCATTTCGACCCCAGGAATTAACCCTCAAGCTTAGACATATGTTGGAACGTCAGCACTGGGCGGTTGAACGGCAACGAGTTGTCGAAAACCTGGTTTGGCTGGCCAACAGTACCGACTTGTTTTCAAGCGGTGAGCAGCCCAAATATGAGTCTCCGCCAGAGCCTTCTCCAAATGGAAAAGTATCTGGGGTTGAGGATACCTCTGAACTTCCAACCCCGACCGAACTTTTTCGATCTCGTCCTTCAGAAACCGAATGGGACGAAGTTGAAGATGCCATGCAGCAGGCGCTCCGGTATTTTCAGGAAGTCCATAGCGGTGAAGAAGAGATCCTCATTCGCTCAGCCATGTCGCGATTATCAACTGCCGTGGCCCAGGCCAGCCTGTACCGTCAGGCTCGTTCGCATGTGGCCGGATTGCAGGAAGCCAATGAAAAGCTCAAGGAACTGGACCGCCTCCGCAGTGAATTTACCAACGCCATTGTTCACGATATTCGTTCGCCGCTGGGCAGTGTCATTTCAACGCTTGAGCTGATTGAAATGGAATTGCAGGGCAAGAAACCGGATATGGCCGAATTGCGTGAGTTGATCAATGGCGCCCGTCAGGTTTCCGAGAAAATGATTAGCCTGATCAACGAGTTACTCGACTTTTCCAAAATGGAAGCTGGGGTGTTGCAACTGGAATTTGTCCCGCTTTCACCCCATGAAATCATTCAGGAAGCTGGTGAAACCTGGGCGGTTGTGGCGAAGCGGAAAAATGTGACGTTGGGGTACGGGTGCGACACCAATTTACCGAAAGTGATGGCCGATGCCCGCAGCATTCAGCGCGCCTTGATGAACTTGCTCTCAAATGCCATTAAATTTACCCCAGAAGGCGGACAAATCTGGATCGAAGCCCGCCTGGTTGAAGGCCAGCAAGTTGATACTGGCTATACTTATGTTGTGATCAGCGTGATTGACACCGGGGAAGGGATTCCAGCTCAGGAACTGCCATATATTTTCGATCCTTACTACCAGGCCCGGAGTCGAACTGGCTCGATTGGGACCGGATTGGGGCTGGCTATTGTCAAGCGAATCGCCGCGGCACATGGCGGCAATGTCTCCGTGCGAAGTCAGGTGGGCGTGGGAAGTGCTTTTTCAATTGTCTTACCTGTGGTCGTGCCTTCGGTTCCAAAATCTGAGGCCACCCCGGATTTTACGACGGATGATACAAACATTTTACACGCTGAGCCTTCCGCAATCGAAGATTCCTCTGTATTGTCTCACTCTGCGCCGGCTGTAGCCCCGAAAAGGGTTTGA
- a CDS encoding metallophosphoesterase gives MEVVPGLISLTSIKSWMLVAGLLTGILAGQWYLHRWFQQMARLMRWQGIHQWLKPGITVWFVALNVPSFWVLGWLLYHGIPYPYLAGPAIDALPTLVALPFTVWQWSSLACVGVLIGTQVSHWFWKKNQIWRARRRLAIRTTTKAQPAAPGALQPVPQVLESVPTPVPTIVLPGEPTPPIPRPAVGRREFIQAASLALTTSPFLVSTYGAYVARESYRLERLSLTLPGMPPELRGTTIVQLTDVHAGVFMDHQRLMEFVDVANGLNPDLIVLTGDYVPYSSTCVPLFIGAFRHLRARYGVYATLGNHDLFTNSVDALAEGFRNHNIRLLINEQETIWIRGAKLNLMGITYIPQSRHERLADLTFDSAMRRLEVRDTSILLSHQPNVFPKALERNIPLTIAGHTHGGQVKVEFLGQDIAPSRLMTDFTAGLYQFDGSQLYVSRGVGTSGPPVRLGSVPEITHITLV, from the coding sequence ATGGAAGTTGTACCTGGATTGATCTCACTAACCAGCATCAAGTCCTGGATGCTGGTCGCTGGTTTACTGACTGGTATCCTGGCCGGTCAGTGGTATTTGCACCGCTGGTTTCAGCAAATGGCCAGACTGATGCGCTGGCAGGGAATTCATCAGTGGCTCAAACCAGGCATCACTGTCTGGTTTGTGGCTTTGAATGTTCCTTCGTTCTGGGTTTTGGGATGGTTGCTCTATCACGGTATTCCATATCCGTATCTGGCTGGCCCCGCGATTGATGCCTTGCCAACCCTGGTGGCCTTGCCATTTACCGTGTGGCAGTGGAGTTCGCTGGCTTGTGTCGGAGTCCTGATTGGAACCCAGGTCAGTCACTGGTTCTGGAAGAAAAACCAGATTTGGCGGGCTCGCCGCCGATTGGCGATTCGGACCACAACCAAAGCCCAACCAGCCGCCCCCGGAGCTCTCCAACCCGTTCCCCAAGTTTTGGAATCAGTTCCAACCCCAGTCCCCACCATTGTCCTTCCAGGTGAACCAACGCCGCCGATACCACGTCCGGCAGTTGGGCGACGAGAGTTTATCCAGGCGGCATCGCTGGCCTTGACCACCTCTCCATTTTTGGTCTCAACCTATGGAGCGTATGTCGCCCGCGAAAGCTACCGGCTTGAGCGGTTATCGTTGACATTACCCGGAATGCCGCCGGAGTTGCGTGGAACGACGATTGTGCAGTTAACCGATGTTCACGCCGGTGTGTTTATGGATCATCAGCGATTGATGGAATTTGTAGACGTCGCTAATGGTCTGAATCCGGATTTGATTGTCTTGACAGGCGATTATGTGCCGTATTCGAGCACCTGTGTGCCGCTCTTTATTGGCGCTTTTCGGCACCTCCGGGCCCGGTACGGGGTGTATGCCACCCTTGGGAATCACGACCTGTTTACCAATTCAGTGGATGCGCTGGCGGAAGGCTTCCGTAATCACAACATCCGACTTCTCATCAATGAACAGGAAACCATCTGGATCCGCGGTGCCAAACTGAACCTGATGGGCATTACCTATATTCCGCAGTCGCGCCACGAACGCCTGGCGGATTTGACTTTTGACTCGGCGATGCGGAGACTGGAAGTGCGTGACACATCCATTTTGCTCTCCCATCAGCCAAACGTTTTCCCGAAAGCGCTTGAACGCAACATTCCGCTCACGATTGCCGGACACACCCACGGCGGGCAAGTGAAAGTTGAATTTCTCGGTCAGGATATTGCCCCAAGTCGGTTGATGACAGATTTCACGGCTGGCCTTTACCAGTTTGACGGCTCTCAGTTGTATGTCAGCCGCGGCGTTGGTACCAGCGGCCCGCCAGTCAGACTCGGTTCGGTGCCGGAAATCACACATATCACGTTGGTGTAG
- a CDS encoding S8 family serine peptidase, which yields MLPRQVVCSGLFAIFCLNVWLGVFANPTPPAHAGGTDHPDPCLSGYRLDLVPNDPFYSNNGNIRTDFQRWVFDGIETDRNLNTETAWGLTTGQSDVVIAVIDSGVWLEHPDLKENLWQNVGEIPANRVDDDQNGFIDDINGWDFTANTPDPNPDLGNGLDDDGNGLADENTAHGTIVAGVIGARGNNRTGIAGTAWRCQLMALKVARDDGPVAEDALASAIRYAAENGAQILNLSLSRGTVSAAVREAIEFAQAQGVLVIASAGDENTASPRFPARLPGVIAVGATDSGFRGAPRGFNGSAIAERAVFSTFGPAAVDVVAPGFALSTSVLSAFDALSGSGRPGTPVYAFSAGTSIATGYVSGLAALIVAQAKTQNIALTAEEIRYLILTATQELPDDPDDKPDAGKTWAARGRVDFVKALNAVPTRGVLPLIRTVVFDAGRRRLTVQGDNFPESDTIVTLNGVPLPLENHRYRTLSSGIARKLIVTSVDPNQLPAGKSNPNTRLLTTDY from the coding sequence ATGCTACCTCGACAAGTAGTCTGTAGTGGCTTGTTTGCTATCTTTTGCCTCAATGTTTGGCTTGGAGTTTTCGCCAATCCGACCCCACCCGCTCACGCAGGTGGTACTGACCACCCTGACCCCTGCTTGAGCGGCTACCGCCTCGACCTGGTTCCAAACGATCCGTTTTATTCCAACAACGGGAACATTCGAACTGACTTTCAACGATGGGTTTTTGATGGAATTGAAACTGACCGCAATCTGAACACTGAAACGGCCTGGGGTTTAACCACCGGTCAATCTGACGTGGTGATTGCCGTAATTGACTCCGGCGTTTGGCTGGAGCATCCAGACCTGAAAGAAAACCTGTGGCAAAACGTGGGTGAAATTCCAGCCAATCGAGTGGATGATGACCAGAATGGCTTTATTGATGACATCAATGGGTGGGACTTTACAGCGAACACGCCGGATCCAAATCCAGATTTGGGAAATGGGCTTGATGACGATGGAAATGGCCTGGCCGATGAAAACACCGCGCATGGAACAATTGTGGCGGGGGTGATTGGGGCTCGCGGAAACAACCGCACTGGCATTGCTGGTACTGCCTGGCGGTGTCAGTTGATGGCACTCAAAGTTGCACGGGATGATGGTCCCGTGGCGGAAGATGCGCTCGCCTCCGCCATTCGCTACGCGGCTGAAAATGGCGCGCAGATTCTAAACCTGAGTTTAAGTCGAGGGACGGTGAGTGCTGCCGTTCGTGAGGCAATTGAATTTGCCCAGGCGCAGGGTGTGCTGGTGATTGCTTCCGCCGGGGATGAAAACACGGCTTCGCCACGATTTCCGGCCCGGTTACCGGGTGTGATTGCCGTTGGGGCAACCGACAGTGGCTTTCGCGGCGCGCCACGTGGGTTTAATGGATCAGCCATTGCCGAACGGGCTGTATTTAGCACATTTGGCCCAGCGGCGGTTGATGTCGTGGCACCTGGATTTGCGCTGTCAACTTCGGTCCTGAGTGCGTTTGACGCCTTATCAGGCAGTGGGCGTCCTGGAACACCGGTCTACGCGTTTAGTGCTGGCACATCAATTGCTACGGGCTATGTGTCAGGTCTGGCGGCATTGATTGTGGCACAGGCCAAAACGCAGAACATTGCGCTGACGGCGGAAGAAATTCGCTACCTGATTTTAACGGCAACCCAGGAACTTCCCGATGACCCAGACGATAAACCAGATGCTGGAAAAACCTGGGCGGCACGTGGTCGGGTAGATTTCGTCAAGGCGCTCAATGCTGTACCAACGCGGGGTGTCTTGCCGCTCATCCGAACCGTGGTTTTCGATGCCGGAAGACGTCGGTTGACAGTGCAAGGTGACAATTTTCCGGAATCTGACACCATCGTGACACTCAATGGTGTGCCACTTCCGTTGGAAAATCACCGCTACCGAACGCTGAGTTCGGGAATTGCCCGGAAATTGATCGTGACCAGCGTTGATCCCAATCAGCTCCCGGCTGGAAAATCAAATCCCAACACTCGACTACTGACTACTGACTACTGA
- a CDS encoding acyl-CoA dehydrogenase family protein, with the protein MRNVDYFNLDSQFTEEELMVRSMVRGFVQEQVLPVIEEAYEQGVYPTQLIKAMGELGMYGANLPEEYGCAGMNSTAYGLVMQELEAGDSGVRSFASVQGSLVMYPIFAFGTEEQKRKWLPEMAKGNKIGCFGLTEPDFGSNPGGMVTRAERTKYGWKLNGAKMWITNGTIADVAVVWAKTGDDSRSIRGFLVEKGTAGFSAPEIKRKHSLRASITSELIFEDCEIPEENILPKVEGLRGPLSCLNQARYGIAWGAVGSAMATYNAALEYSLSRIQFDRPIAGFQLTQKKLADMITEITKGQMMSLHLGRLKDQGKVTPSHISMAKRNNVAMALETARTARTILGANGISGEYPVMRHMNNLESVLTYEGTHDIHTLIIGNEVTGIQAFK; encoded by the coding sequence ATGCGAAATGTAGATTACTTTAACCTGGATTCGCAGTTCACCGAAGAAGAACTGATGGTTCGCTCGATGGTTCGTGGCTTTGTTCAAGAACAGGTGCTGCCAGTTATCGAGGAAGCCTATGAACAGGGTGTGTACCCAACCCAATTGATCAAAGCCATGGGCGAACTGGGCATGTATGGCGCCAACCTTCCCGAAGAATATGGGTGCGCTGGAATGAACAGCACCGCCTATGGGCTGGTGATGCAGGAACTCGAAGCCGGCGATTCCGGGGTGCGGAGCTTTGCATCAGTGCAGGGCTCGCTGGTGATGTATCCGATTTTTGCGTTTGGAACTGAAGAACAAAAACGCAAGTGGCTGCCCGAAATGGCCAAAGGCAACAAAATCGGCTGCTTCGGCCTGACCGAACCGGATTTTGGGTCCAATCCTGGCGGTATGGTAACTCGTGCCGAACGGACCAAATACGGCTGGAAGCTCAACGGCGCCAAAATGTGGATCACCAACGGCACGATTGCGGATGTCGCCGTGGTTTGGGCCAAAACCGGTGATGATAGCCGCAGCATCCGTGGCTTCCTGGTCGAAAAAGGCACGGCTGGGTTTTCAGCCCCGGAAATCAAGCGTAAGCACTCGTTGCGCGCTTCAATTACCTCGGAACTGATTTTTGAAGATTGCGAAATTCCGGAAGAAAATATTCTGCCCAAGGTCGAAGGACTACGCGGACCACTTTCGTGCCTCAATCAGGCCCGATACGGAATCGCGTGGGGCGCAGTTGGATCAGCCATGGCAACCTACAACGCCGCGCTTGAATATTCACTGTCGCGCATCCAGTTTGATCGTCCAATTGCTGGCTTCCAGCTTACGCAAAAGAAACTGGCCGACATGATCACTGAAATCACCAAAGGTCAGATGATGTCGCTCCACCTTGGCCGGCTCAAAGATCAGGGCAAAGTCACGCCGTCCCATATTTCAATGGCGAAGCGCAACAACGTCGCCATGGCGCTCGAAACCGCCCGCACCGCCCGCACCATTCTCGGCGCCAACGGCATCAGCGGCGAATATCCAGTCATGCGCCATATGAACAACCTTGAATCAGTGCTGACCTATGAGGGAACACACGACATCCACACCCTCATCATCGGCAACGAAGTCACTGGCATTCAGGCATTTAAATAA
- a CDS encoding patatin-like phospholipase family protein, which produces MRNSYSGSLVQLQDVLRKDLPLSVVLGGGGVRGLAHLGVLEVLSEQGFHLAEIVGTSVGALILTYYAAVGLDVPTMRKLGLGMSSRHLLGWAFLRRFSPPIQHRFRRLAGIIPEYLDRLSNLPGDRLFHGVERIGLVAYDLEHREEIVCHNLQQELRLNDALRGAVAIPGIFPPRECLAGSRKLRLIDGGVTNKLPVDKLFSEPFRPAQILAVDISNRIEHRQENSLKINQLQAQFPQIPIVTVTPDTLGKATVLYRTNGLEALIESGKVVTQKLLSESVPPASAGGL; this is translated from the coding sequence ATGAGGAATAGCTACTCTGGTTCGCTGGTTCAACTTCAAGATGTGCTTCGCAAAGACTTGCCGTTGAGTGTTGTTCTGGGTGGAGGTGGAGTTCGAGGACTGGCACATCTTGGCGTGCTCGAAGTCCTTTCTGAACAAGGGTTTCATCTGGCGGAGATTGTGGGCACGAGTGTCGGAGCGTTGATTTTGACCTACTATGCCGCCGTTGGGCTTGATGTGCCGACGATGCGGAAATTAGGGTTGGGGATGAGTTCGCGACACTTGCTCGGGTGGGCATTTCTGCGGCGGTTTTCGCCTCCCATTCAGCACCGGTTTCGACGTCTGGCAGGTATCATCCCGGAATATCTGGACCGACTTTCCAATCTGCCCGGTGACCGGTTGTTTCATGGCGTTGAACGAATTGGACTCGTCGCCTATGACCTCGAACATCGCGAAGAGATCGTTTGTCACAATCTGCAACAGGAACTCCGGCTCAATGATGCGCTCCGTGGCGCCGTGGCAATTCCTGGGATTTTTCCACCTCGGGAATGTCTGGCCGGAAGCCGCAAACTCCGGCTCATTGATGGCGGCGTGACCAATAAACTTCCGGTTGATAAACTGTTTTCCGAGCCATTTCGTCCAGCTCAAATACTGGCGGTTGATATTTCAAACCGAATCGAGCACCGTCAGGAAAATAGTCTCAAAATCAATCAGTTACAGGCTCAATTTCCCCAGATTCCAATTGTGACGGTCACACCGGACACACTTGGGAAAGCGACTGTTTTGTATCGAACCAACGGCCTGGAAGCGTTGATTGAATCCGGCAAAGTTGTGACTCAGAAGCTTTTGAGCGAGTCAGTACCGCCTGCGTCAGCGGGTGGGCTTTGA